The following proteins are co-located in the Gorilla gorilla gorilla isolate KB3781 chromosome 7, NHGRI_mGorGor1-v2.1_pri, whole genome shotgun sequence genome:
- the RPS20 gene encoding small ribosomal subunit protein uS10: MAFKDTGKTPVEPEVAIHRIRITLTSRNVKSLEKVCADLIRGAKEKNLKVKGPVRMPTKTLRITTRKTPCGEGSKTWDRFQMRIHKRLIDLHSPSEIVKQITSISIEPGVEVEVTIADA, encoded by the exons ATG GCTTTTAAGGATACCGGAAAAACACCCGTGGAGCCGGAGGTGGCAATTCACCGAATTCGAATCACCCTAACAAGCCGCAACGTAAAATCCTTGGAAAAGG TGTGTGCTGACTTGATAAGAGGCGCAAAAGAAAAGAATCTCAAAGTGAAAGGACCAGTTCGAATGCCTACCAAG ACTTTGAGAATCACTACAAGAAAGACTCCTTGTGGTGAAGGTTCTAAGACGTGGGATCGTTTCCAGATGAGAATTCACAAGCGACTCATTGACTTGCACAGTCCTTCTGAGATTGTTAAGCAGATTACTTCCATCAGTATTGAGCCAGGAGTTGAGGTGGAAGTCACCATTGCAGATGCTTAA